In Mongoliitalea daihaiensis, one DNA window encodes the following:
- the ruvC gene encoding crossover junction endodeoxyribonuclease RuvC, protein MSNVIKKPASEKIILGIDPGTNVMGYGLILVEGNKYSLLQFGVIHLKKYTTHELKLKKIFERITGLIDEFHPDGVALEAPFYGENIQSMLKLGRAQGVAMAAALAREIPIAEYSPKKVKQSVTGNGNASKEQVAEMLKTLLHIQELPKLLDATDALAVALCHHFHAGRLQTRGRTGGWKSFLQENPDRLKS, encoded by the coding sequence ATGAGTAATGTAATCAAAAAACCCGCTTCCGAAAAAATTATTTTAGGTATTGACCCCGGCACAAATGTGATGGGTTATGGCTTAATCTTGGTGGAAGGGAATAAATACAGTCTACTACAGTTTGGAGTGATTCATTTAAAAAAATATACCACTCATGAACTTAAATTAAAAAAAATCTTTGAACGCATCACAGGACTAATCGATGAGTTTCATCCCGATGGAGTTGCATTGGAAGCTCCATTTTATGGCGAAAATATACAATCCATGCTCAAATTGGGAAGAGCACAAGGCGTGGCTATGGCAGCAGCCTTGGCCAGAGAAATTCCTATTGCTGAATATTCCCCCAAAAAAGTCAAACAATCAGTAACCGGAAATGGAAATGCTTCTAAAGAGCAAGTAGCCGAAATGTTGAAGACCCTGCTGCATATTCAGGAATTGCCCAAACTTTTAGATGCCACAGACGCATTGGCGGTAGCACTATGCCATCATTTTCATGCAGGAAGATTGCAGACAAGGGGTAGAACAGGCGGCTGGAAATCCTTTTTACAAGAAAATCCAGACCGTCTTAAATCTTAA
- a CDS encoding porin family protein translates to MKKLLLLLILSSVGMQANAQFGVRAGANVSNINQFAFANRAGIHLGAYYAYEWKENIVLEAGAYYSQKGYNDQKSSGISENFNYLSVPVIARYKFLDQFNAFLGPQASILAGRKRTNPDGTISQTTAILRGYDLSALVGVGMDLPQGFNVQIAYDYGLISLNYFDFNVKNRTLQLSVGKSF, encoded by the coding sequence ATGAAAAAACTACTTCTCCTATTGATACTTTCTTCGGTAGGGATGCAGGCAAATGCTCAGTTCGGGGTACGTGCAGGGGCAAATGTGTCCAATATCAATCAGTTTGCATTTGCTAACCGTGCGGGGATTCATCTTGGGGCCTATTATGCTTATGAGTGGAAGGAAAACATTGTATTGGAAGCTGGGGCTTATTACAGTCAAAAAGGATATAATGATCAAAAAAGCTCAGGTATCTCGGAAAATTTCAATTATCTCAGTGTTCCTGTGATAGCCCGTTATAAATTTTTGGATCAGTTCAATGCATTTTTGGGACCTCAAGCGAGTATACTTGCTGGAAGAAAAAGAACAAATCCAGATGGTACCATTTCACAGACTACTGCTATTTTGCGAGGATATGATTTGTCTGCTTTGGTAGGCGTAGGGATGGACTTACCTCAAGGTTTCAATGTACAAATTGCCTATGATTATGGGTTGATTAGTCTAAATTACTTTGACTTCAATGTCAAAAACAGAACGCTGCAATTATCCGTAGGGAAAAGTTTTTAA
- a CDS encoding parallel beta-helix domain-containing protein, whose amino-acid sequence MKNLPYSFQTLIPLLILVLIFGCSESSTEMTFDSSKLRKASQEEVDQVVEAFIMAQDGEVIEIPAGFYAIKTQLILDNKSNITIKGAGMAETVLSFRDLRSGGEGVKLVGNNIRIQDLSIEDAPGDGIKSQHCDGITFYRINVTWTNGDKSKNGTYAIYPVQCKNVLIDECIASHSKDAGIYVGQSENIIVRNSLAFGNVAGIEIENSDNAEVYGNTARDNSGGILVFNLPGLPKSDGIGTKIYDNDILSNNHVNFATPIGEDPNGNTVTMIPPGSGIVLLAAKDVEIYNNRIHQNKTVGIAIANYHVTGFPMDAANWSPFSKNIYLHSNDYQRSRKIPDLSKEMGQLISVYNAHGKGKSQDIVYDGFWDTSVASSIEENPMNICIKEASMDKLRFTLFDLWEGESNIKSSKDHSFFNCSLSISTDVSSLSLAN is encoded by the coding sequence ATGAAGAACCTCCCCTACTCTTTTCAAACACTAATTCCCCTCCTTATACTAGTCTTGATTTTTGGATGCTCAGAAAGCAGCACAGAGATGACTTTTGACTCCAGCAAACTCAGAAAAGCAAGTCAGGAAGAAGTAGATCAAGTAGTCGAAGCATTTATCATGGCTCAAGATGGTGAAGTAATTGAAATTCCTGCTGGATTTTATGCCATCAAAACCCAACTGATTTTAGACAACAAATCCAATATCACCATCAAAGGTGCTGGAATGGCCGAAACGGTATTATCCTTTCGAGATCTTAGGTCGGGCGGTGAAGGTGTCAAATTGGTTGGAAATAATATTCGTATACAAGATCTTAGCATTGAAGATGCCCCAGGTGATGGCATCAAAAGCCAGCACTGCGACGGAATTACATTTTACCGCATCAATGTCACGTGGACCAACGGAGACAAATCCAAAAATGGCACCTACGCCATCTATCCCGTCCAATGTAAAAATGTACTCATAGATGAATGCATTGCCTCCCATTCCAAGGATGCGGGAATTTATGTAGGACAATCGGAAAATATCATCGTCAGAAATTCATTGGCTTTCGGAAATGTGGCTGGCATCGAAATCGAAAACTCTGATAATGCAGAAGTATATGGGAACACAGCACGGGATAATTCAGGCGGCATTTTGGTATTTAACTTGCCAGGATTACCCAAATCAGATGGAATAGGCACCAAGATCTACGATAATGACATCCTCTCCAATAATCATGTCAATTTTGCCACTCCTATAGGCGAAGATCCCAACGGCAATACGGTAACCATGATTCCTCCCGGTTCGGGAATCGTTTTATTAGCCGCAAAGGATGTGGAAATCTACAACAATCGAATTCACCAAAACAAGACGGTAGGCATTGCTATCGCCAATTACCATGTCACAGGTTTCCCCATGGATGCCGCCAATTGGTCACCTTTTTCAAAAAATATCTACCTACACAGCAATGATTATCAACGCAGCAGAAAGATCCCAGATCTTAGCAAAGAAATGGGACAATTGATATCGGTATACAACGCCCATGGCAAAGGGAAAAGTCAGGATATTGTGTACGATGGATTTTGGGATACATCGGTAGCCTCAAGCATAGAAGAAAATCCTATGAATATTTGTATCAAGGAAGCCTCTATGGACAAACTCCGCTTCACCCTATTTGACCTGTGGGAAGGGGAATCCAATATCAAGTCCTCCAAGGACCATAGTTTCTTCAACTGTTCCCTTAGCATCTCCACTGATGTATCTTCACTAAGTTTAGCCAATTAA
- a CDS encoding SO2930 family diheme c-type cytochrome, translated as MRSSYFIPFYFSLLMVFACSQPTKEQHAVIALPEFVDFQAPDKNPAELNLDEFPLAKLSDYGFFKGVMRSLTPNEGVLLYEPASSLFTDYAFKSRYIWMPEGTAASIHTDEEGTMDFPAGTVIIKNFYYPMDFRKPEEERRIIETRLMVKANEQWEAYPYVWSDDQSDAQLKVIGGEKQVSWIDEEGQTQLINYIIPNKNQCKSCHNIHEQLAPIGVKVKHLNHAITFEDGTQNQLVKWADTGKLNNFSLESTYPTMINYQDKSQSLELRARAYLDINCAHCHRAEAPASTSGLFLTYEETEPLQLGILKTPVAAGFGAGSFKYDIVPGKADESILTYRMGTNQVGAAMPEIGRVTVHQEGLELIKRWINEM; from the coding sequence ATGCGTAGTAGTTATTTCATACCTTTCTATTTTTCCCTGTTGATGGTATTTGCTTGTTCCCAGCCAACAAAAGAACAACATGCGGTAATTGCTTTGCCGGAATTTGTAGACTTTCAAGCACCCGATAAAAATCCAGCTGAATTAAATTTGGATGAATTCCCATTGGCTAAATTATCGGATTACGGTTTTTTCAAAGGAGTCATGCGAAGCCTTACCCCCAATGAAGGCGTATTGTTGTATGAACCCGCTTCTTCCTTATTCACAGATTATGCATTCAAATCCCGATACATTTGGATGCCGGAGGGGACTGCTGCGAGTATTCACACGGATGAGGAAGGCACGATGGATTTTCCCGCGGGAACAGTCATTATCAAAAACTTTTATTACCCCATGGATTTCCGTAAACCCGAGGAAGAGCGTAGAATCATAGAAACTCGCTTGATGGTGAAAGCTAATGAACAATGGGAGGCCTACCCCTATGTTTGGTCAGATGATCAATCCGATGCGCAGCTAAAAGTAATCGGAGGGGAAAAACAAGTGAGTTGGATTGATGAGGAAGGACAAACACAGCTTATCAATTACATCATTCCGAACAAAAATCAATGCAAGAGCTGCCATAACATCCATGAGCAGCTTGCCCCGATAGGAGTAAAAGTCAAGCATTTGAATCATGCCATCACTTTTGAAGATGGTACTCAGAATCAATTGGTCAAATGGGCTGATACAGGCAAACTCAACAACTTCTCACTTGAAAGCACTTACCCCACCATGATCAATTACCAAGACAAAAGCCAATCACTCGAATTGAGAGCCCGAGCCTATTTGGACATCAACTGTGCCCATTGCCATCGGGCAGAAGCACCTGCCAGTACTTCGGGGCTATTTTTGACCTATGAAGAAACAGAACCACTACAATTGGGGATACTCAAAACACCTGTGGCAGCAGGTTTCGGAGCAGGAAGTTTTAAATACGACATTGTCCCCGGCAAAGCCGATGAATCCATCCTCACCTACCGCATGGGTACCAACCAAGTCGGCGCCGCCATGCCCGAAATCGGCAGAGTTACCGTGCATCAAGAAGGATTAGAGCT